From Hydra vulgaris chromosome 15, alternate assembly HydraT2T_AEP, one genomic window encodes:
- the LOC136092214 gene encoding uncharacterized protein LOC136092214 — translation MPSVLKRGRGLRDNSVLASGCKMAIYVAYKKDIRSYFIKKKNLVHNHPHGPEQFFMYSSERQPKGVLEQQTMLLLSHGANPTLVTDNLNRHGLKTRPRDIYNIKQRMKFKGPALDEIIKVLELPNVISHIDADLDRKVECISWTTTEQIKLLKKYPECIMLDGTYKINNFSMPLYTMAVVDQTGMGRPVVQSLVYREDQSHLQLLMTHAKEWVGIETFHKSIFMIDKAQAEISGLQSVFPGNKIFLCRFHVAKAFIYQIKKGRFTTDDQELLFKATQKLIYGNHAACTEALLNIEKNFPTFYVYLQENWLTIPEMFMGHYRKGLLHLDNHTNNRLERYHRTLKDVGLLSRMSPGNLIDKILKVNRVQIEKSKHADFDQQLKVNNKLPEPLKFYSRHVSSFILRHLIEQYDKSVKSDFSLYEDSDSLQVIHRQTTFYNIIDWVCVCDAASGFGVPCAHVLFALRTKNVTVNDLELIHKR, via the exons ATGCCCAGTGTCTTAAAGAGAGGCAGAGGGTTACGAGACAATAGTGTTCTAGCAAGTGGTTGTAAGATGGCTATTTATGTAGcctataaaaaagatataaggagttattttattaagaaaaaaaatttagttcataACCATCCACATGGGCCTGAGCAATTCTTTATGTATAGTTCGGAACGTCAACCAAAAGGAGTTCTCGAACAGCAGACAATGCTTCTGCTATCTCATGGTGCTAATCCTACTCTTGTAACAGACAATTTAAACAGACATGGTTTAAAGACAAGACCTCGtgatatttataacataaagcaaagaatgaaatttaaag GTCCTGCTCTTGatgaaattattaaagttcTGGAATTACCGAACGTTATATCCCATATTGATGCCGATCTTGATAGAAAAGTAGAGTGTATCTCATGGACAACAactgaacaaataaaattgttaaaaaagtatcCCGAGTGTATCATGCTTGATGGTACCTATAAG ATTAACAACTTCTCGATGCCATTATACACAATGGCTGTTGTGGATCAAACTGGCATGGGGAGACCTGTAGTGCAGTCTTTAGTTTATCGTGAGGATCAGTCACATCTACAGCTCCTAATGACACATGCTAAGGAATGGGTCGGGATTGAAACTTTTCATAAGTCAATATTCATGATTGATAAAGCTCAAGCAGAAATATCTGGTCTACAGTCCGTTTTTCcaggaaataaaatatttctttgtcgTTTTCATGTAgctaaagcttttatttatcaaattaaaaagggTAGATTTACAACTGACGATCAGGAATTATTATTCAAG gctACACAGAAATTAATTTATGGTAATCATGCAGCATGCACTGAAGCCttgttaaatattgaaaaaaatttcccaACGTTCTATGTGTATCTTCAAGAAAACTGGCTGACAATACCAGAAATGTTTATGGGTCACTATAGAAAAGGTCTATTGCATTTAGACAATCATACTAATAACAGACTCGAAAG ATATCATAGAACACTAAAAGATGTTGGCCTTTTGTCACGCATGTCACCTGGAAATCTTATAGATAAAATTCTTAAGGTTAATAGAGTGCAAATAGAAAAATCTAAACATGCAGACTTTGACCAGCaacttaaagttaataataaacttcCAGAGCCACTCAAGTTTTATTCGCGTCATGTTTCTTCTTTTATTCTTCGTCATCTCATTGAACAGTATGACAAAAGTGTAAAGTCTGATTTTAGTTTATATGAg GACAGTGATTCATTACAGGTAATCCATCgtcaaacaactttttataacataatagaCTGGGTTTGTGTCTGTGATGCTGCATCAGGGTTTGGAGTGCCATGTGCACATGTTCTTTTTGCTCTAAGAACTAAGAATGTTACAGTTAATGATCTGGAGTTGATTCATAAAAGGTAA
- the LOC136092215 gene encoding uncharacterized protein LOC136092215: MSYLQPIASLLSEMPPQKFELAITWLESINQQCISGEWELMFQSDPCLEGFTSTEDQSDTCIEGFTPTEVLSSKEILEVQSTSSADFMSTPLECRNKEISEAFSQKPHTNLVLRQPQRKPPGRVGKNKQRLFDKPLKVFEKLGSFEKDHIRLCWFVERTVAQQVLHESAKITTCQFLKHLSNKIADKRASLDDIKQYFEEAAWAEVIKQCEAVSIKKWPCQLCGQSKADGKSQKWLQCDHCLDWSHYVCLQISCKPKGYWFCAQCKVRK; encoded by the exons ATGAGTTACCTTCAACCAATAGCCTCCTTGCTCTCTGAAATGCCACCCCAAAAATTTGAACTTGCAATTACCTGGTTAGAATCTATTAATCAACAATGCATTTCTGGTGAATGGGAACTTATG tttcaaagtgATCCTTGTCTTGAAGGTTTTACGTCTACAGAAGATCAAAGTGATACTTGTATAGAAGGTTTTACACCTACAGAAGTTCTatcatcaaaagaaattttagaagtTCAGTCAACTTCAAGTGCAGATTTTATGTCGACCCCACTTGAATGCAGAAATAAAGAAATATCTGAAGCATTCTCTCAAAAGCCAcatacaaatttagttttaaggCAACCCCAGCGGAAGCCACCTGGCCGTGTAGGTAAAAACAAACAGAGACTTTTTGACAAacctttaaaagtatttgaaaagttgggttcttttgaaaaagatcatATCCGTCTCTGTTGGTTTGTAGAAAGAACAGTTGCCCAGCAGGTTTTGCATGAGAGTGCTAAAATTACCACCTGccaatttttaaagcatttatcgAATAAGATAGCAGATAAAAGAGCAAGTCTTGATGACATTAAGCAATATTTTGAAGAGGCTGCATGGGCTGAAGTTATCAAACAATGTGAAGCTGTGAGCATTAAAAAATGGCCATGTCAATTATGCGGGCAATCTAAGGCGGATGGAAAAAGTCAAAAATGGCTTCAGTGTGATCATTGTTTAGATTGGTCACATTATGTTTGTCTACAAATATCTTGCAAACCTAAAGGGTATTGGTTCTGTGCTCAATGTAAAGTAAGGAAATAG